A stretch of DNA from Armatimonadota bacterium:
ATCTGGGACGACGTCCGTGACGGTGCGCGATTTGTGTTGCAGCGCAAGCCTCTGGTCTGGCTGCTCTCCACATTTGCGGTAGTAAACTTTGCGGCCGCGCCGGCGATGGTATTGGTTCCGCTGCTCGTGAAATACCAGTACGCAGCGGATTGGGCGCGGCGCCACTATACATTCGCAGCAGCCTTAGGCCTTTTAGCTACTATAGCCAGCGTCGGTGGATTCGCGGGCGGACTCGTCGTGAGCTTATGGGGTGGTTTGAGGCGCCGCCGAGTCGCGGGGATCCTCCTCCCACTGACAGCGAACTGCGCGCTCATCGTGGTTTATGCCACCACACACTCCTACCCGACCGCGGTGGTCCTTACCTTCTGCATCATGGCGACCGGACCAATCGCCAATGCGCACAGTCAGGCGATCTGGCAAGGCGAGACGCCGCCCCCCATGCAGGGGCGCGTATTCTCGGTGCGGCGGCTCATCGCCCAGTTCACGGCGCCGCTCTCTACTTCGGTGGCCGGCTGGGCTGCCGGCCTTTACGGCGCGTCACCGGTTGTGGCCGGAATGGGCCTCTTCGGAGCGGTATGCTGTGCCGTGCAGTGGCTTAATCCCGTCATTTGGCAGGCCGGCACGGGATCGGAGGGCGGCGCGGCCCTGACCACGGGGCACGCCGTTGAGTAGCTCGGTAGTGCTGGTATCCGGCGGCATGGATAGCTGCGTCACGGCTGCTATCGCCAAAACAGAATCGGATGCTGTGGCGATGCTTCACGTCAGTTACGGACAGCGCACTGCAAGGCGCGAACTGAAGGCGTTTCGGGACATTGCCTCCCACTACGCAATCCCAGATTCGCATCGGTTGGAGTGCAGTCTGGAGCATCTGACACAAATCGGCGGGAGTAGTCTCACCGACCACAATATTCCGGTTGCACCGGCCGACCTGGAGAGCACCGCCATACCAGCCTCGTACGTACCATTCCGGAACGCCCATCTCTTGAGCATCGCCGTTTCGTGGGCCGAGGTGCTTGGCGCCACACGTGTGTACATCGGCGCCGTTTTCGAGGATAGCAGCGGATATCCCGATTGCCGGCCCGCCTATTTCGACGCGTTTAACCGGGTGATTGAAGCAGGTACTGCCGCCGGAAGGATCCGCGTGGTAACGCCGATTATTCACCTCTCCAAACAGCAGATCGTTGAACTGGGCGTCCGACTGGGGGCGCCACTGGCGCTGAGTTGGAGTTGTTACCAGCGAGAGGACGCTGCGTGCGGTGAATGCGACAGCTGTGCTTTGCGCTTGAGGGGTTTCGCGCGAGCCGGCCTTGAGGATCCGTTGCCCTATGCGGTACGCGCCGATTGGGCCGACTAACCGCGACCCGGCCGTTCCACTGGGCGGAAGGCCACCGGTTTAGCTGGGCGGGATACCGGCGCCATCGCCGATTCGCTCGTCATCATCACCGGAGCGGCCACCGGGGGCAACCCGAACATTTGCGCGGATTGCGCTTCTGCGAACATCGGTTGCGATATGCTGCTCGGCGCGGTCTTCATCGGAAACAAACTCCGGAATAAGTTTCTTCAGACAGTCCAGGATCGGCTGACGTCCGCCCATTAGTACTGCGGCTTCAAACTCCTGAAGCGGCGCGTCCATGTTGTCCGGAATGAAGTCGGTGGCGTTACGCACAATGCGGATCTTCTCATGGCCCGTACTCTCGTAGCGCTCTCCTTCAATCCACAGGTCTTCCCGAAGT
This window harbors:
- the queC gene encoding 7-cyano-7-deazaguanine synthase QueC — translated: MDSCVTAAIAKTESDAVAMLHVSYGQRTARRELKAFRDIASHYAIPDSHRLECSLEHLTQIGGSSLTDHNIPVAPADLESTAIPASYVPFRNAHLLSIAVSWAEVLGATRVYIGAVFEDSSGYPDCRPAYFDAFNRVIEAGTAAGRIRVVTPIIHLSKQQIVELGVRLGAPLALSWSCYQREDAACGECDSCALRLRGFARAGLEDPLPYAVRADWAD